In Halobaculum sp. XH14, a single genomic region encodes these proteins:
- a CDS encoding endonuclease/exonuclease/phosphatase family protein, translating to MTDRPAPPLRAMSYNVRYADIDGGEHGWENRRDPIATGIRFHRPHVVGLQEALHDQLEDLRERLPAFDWLVAGRPEGGTAGEYVPIGYRRERLAPEDDGSFWLSETPGESGSVGWDAALPRLVRHARFRDRRTGGEFLHVNTHFDHRGERARVESARLLRDCIDKLSGSVPVVVSGDFNCRESSEPYRVLTDGAGATHRRSLTDTHHISRYPHHGPETSMTDFNDLVPEKKIDHVFVSAGVDVINHGTCSDTYGDGCYPSDHLPVIADVSLPDPA from the coding sequence GTGACCGACCGGCCCGCGCCGCCGTTGCGCGCGATGAGCTACAACGTTCGCTACGCCGACATCGATGGCGGCGAACACGGCTGGGAGAACCGGCGCGACCCGATCGCCACGGGGATCAGGTTCCACCGTCCCCACGTCGTCGGCCTGCAGGAGGCGCTCCACGACCAGCTGGAGGACCTCCGGGAGCGGCTGCCGGCGTTCGACTGGCTCGTCGCGGGCCGACCCGAGGGCGGCACCGCGGGCGAGTACGTCCCCATCGGCTACCGACGCGAGCGACTGGCCCCCGAGGACGATGGCTCCTTCTGGCTCTCGGAGACGCCCGGAGAGTCGGGAAGCGTCGGCTGGGACGCCGCGCTGCCGCGGCTCGTGCGCCACGCGCGGTTCCGCGACCGGCGGACCGGCGGTGAGTTCCTCCACGTCAACACCCACTTCGATCACCGGGGCGAACGCGCCCGGGTCGAGAGCGCCCGGCTGCTCCGCGACTGCATCGACAAGCTGTCAGGGTCGGTCCCCGTCGTCGTCTCGGGCGACTTCAACTGTCGGGAGTCGAGCGAGCCGTACCGCGTCCTGACCGACGGCGCGGGCGCGACCCACCGACGCTCGCTGACCGACACGCATCACATCTCGCGGTACCCTCACCACGGCCCGGAGACCAGCATGACCGACTTCAACGACCTGGTCCCCGAGAAGAAGATCGACCACGTGTTCGTTTCGGCGGGCGTGGACGTGATCAACCACGGGACCTGCTCGGACACGTACGGCGACGGCTGCTACCCGTCCGATCACCTGCCCGTCATCGCCGACGTGTCCCTGCCCGACCCCGCGTGA
- a CDS encoding transcription initiation factor IIB: MSNVRQFQHSETEYSTDDVETTDDERTSTHEEQHACPECGGNLEVDEARGETVCRDCGLVVEEDEIDRGPEWRAFDSAEKDEKSRVGAPTTNMMHDKGLSTNIGWQDKDAYGNQLSNNQRRRMSRLRTWNERFRTTDHQERNLKQALGEIERMASALGLPENVRETASVIYRQALEKDMLPGRSIEGIATASLHAAARMANVPRSIDEVARVSRVDEETFERAYRYTVRELSLEIEPADPAEYLPRFASDLGVSDETEREARELLETAKRANVHSGKSPVGLAAAAIYAAGLLTNADLTQKRVSEVTDMSEVTIRNRYQELLSAREDAHGFGDGRSETTA, translated from the coding sequence ATGAGCAACGTACGACAGTTCCAGCACAGCGAGACGGAGTACAGCACCGACGACGTGGAAACCACGGACGACGAGCGAACGTCGACCCACGAAGAGCAGCACGCGTGTCCCGAGTGCGGCGGCAACCTCGAGGTCGACGAGGCGCGGGGCGAGACCGTGTGTCGAGACTGTGGGCTGGTGGTCGAGGAGGACGAGATCGACCGCGGGCCCGAGTGGCGTGCGTTCGACTCGGCCGAGAAGGACGAGAAGAGCCGCGTGGGTGCCCCGACGACGAACATGATGCACGACAAGGGGCTCTCGACGAACATCGGCTGGCAGGACAAGGACGCATACGGCAACCAGCTCTCGAACAACCAGCGCCGCCGCATGTCGCGGCTCCGCACGTGGAACGAGCGGTTCCGGACCACGGACCACCAGGAGCGGAACCTCAAGCAGGCGCTGGGCGAGATCGAGCGGATGGCCAGCGCGCTCGGCCTGCCCGAGAACGTCCGCGAGACGGCGTCGGTCATCTACCGGCAGGCGCTGGAGAAGGACATGCTGCCCGGGCGCTCGATCGAGGGGATCGCCACGGCCAGCCTCCACGCCGCGGCGCGGATGGCGAACGTCCCGCGCTCGATCGACGAGGTGGCGCGCGTCTCGCGGGTCGACGAGGAGACGTTCGAGCGCGCCTACCGCTACACGGTCCGGGAGCTCAGCCTGGAGATCGAGCCGGCGGACCCGGCCGAGTACCTCCCGCGGTTCGCCTCGGACCTGGGCGTGAGCGACGAGACGGAGCGCGAGGCGCGCGAACTGCTGGAGACGGCAAAGCGGGCGAACGTCCACTCGGGCAAGTCGCCCGTCGGGCTCGCCGCCGCGGCAATCTACGCGGCCGGCCTGCTCACGAACGCCGACCTGACCCAGAAGCGGGTCAGCGAGGTCACGGACATGAGCGAGGTCACCATCCGGAACCGCTACCAGGAGCTGCTGTCGGCCCGCGAGGACGCGCACGGCTTCGGCGACGGACGCTCGGAGACGACCGCGTAA
- a CDS encoding MATE family efflux transporter, producing MNTGRLVGVWKRVLSLSWPVMAEQTFRTAMRTTDIIVTAQFSPAAVVAIGLADLYARFPLRIGLGLGGGAIALSSQDTGAAATGNRDEAITQAVLLGLVLGIPFVLLGFFFGETVIGLLGADADTAALGGQYLAIVFATAPARHVSLIAARSLQGTGDTRTPMYVNVVANGFNIVGSVALGLGFAPLGIPRLDVVGVGVATAAANVFTASMLLAAMATDWSDASLVRPRDPVIASQLVRVSAPRIVEGFAAALAEFPFNALLLSFGTNVNAGFQIGRRMYQQVTGPLSRGYHVAASVVVGQALGDGDDEGARYDGYAVTALALATIGVIGLGLVALAPQFVRVFTDQPETVPYAVAFARVYGATAAFLATFSVLSGALQGASETRVPLIARLVGVFGFLLGFSFLAGVTLGYAEVGAYWGVGLQYVAMAVLVFVGFRYTNWAERAAGMMAERGTGDGEVTDGP from the coding sequence ATGAACACGGGCCGGCTGGTCGGGGTCTGGAAGCGGGTGCTCTCGCTGTCCTGGCCGGTCATGGCCGAACAGACGTTCCGCACGGCGATGCGGACGACCGACATCATCGTCACCGCGCAGTTCTCTCCGGCAGCCGTCGTCGCCATCGGCCTCGCGGACCTCTACGCCCGCTTCCCGCTCCGCATCGGCCTCGGCCTCGGCGGCGGCGCCATCGCGCTCTCCAGCCAAGACACCGGCGCGGCCGCGACCGGGAACCGGGACGAGGCGATCACGCAGGCGGTCCTGCTCGGACTCGTGCTGGGAATCCCGTTCGTCCTCCTCGGGTTCTTCTTCGGCGAGACCGTCATCGGGCTGCTCGGCGCGGACGCGGACACGGCCGCGCTCGGCGGGCAGTACCTGGCGATCGTCTTCGCCACCGCGCCCGCGCGCCACGTCTCGCTCATCGCCGCGCGCTCGCTCCAGGGCACCGGCGACACGCGCACGCCGATGTACGTCAACGTCGTCGCCAACGGGTTCAACATCGTCGGCTCGGTCGCGCTGGGGCTCGGCTTCGCGCCGCTGGGCATCCCGCGGCTCGACGTCGTCGGCGTCGGCGTCGCCACCGCGGCCGCGAACGTGTTCACGGCGAGCATGCTGCTGGCGGCGATGGCGACCGACTGGTCCGACGCGAGCCTCGTGCGCCCCCGGGACCCGGTCATCGCCAGCCAGCTCGTCCGCGTCTCCGCCCCGCGAATCGTCGAGGGGTTCGCGGCGGCGCTCGCGGAGTTCCCGTTCAACGCGCTCCTGCTGTCGTTCGGGACGAACGTGAACGCCGGCTTCCAGATCGGTCGGCGGATGTACCAGCAGGTGACCGGCCCGCTCTCGCGGGGCTACCACGTCGCCGCGAGCGTCGTCGTCGGGCAGGCGCTCGGCGACGGCGACGACGAGGGCGCACGATACGACGGCTACGCGGTGACGGCGCTCGCGCTCGCGACCATCGGCGTCATCGGCCTGGGGCTCGTCGCGCTCGCGCCGCAGTTCGTCCGGGTGTTCACCGACCAGCCGGAGACGGTTCCCTACGCCGTCGCCTTCGCGCGCGTCTACGGCGCGACCGCCGCGTTCCTGGCGACGTTCAGCGTGCTCTCGGGGGCGCTCCAGGGCGCGAGCGAGACGCGGGTTCCCCTGATCGCCCGTCTCGTCGGCGTGTTCGGCTTCCTGCTGGGCTTTTCCTTCCTCGCGGGAGTCACGCTCGGGTACGCCGAGGTCGGCGCCTACTGGGGCGTCGGCCTCCAGTACGTCGCGATGGCGGTGCTGGTGTTCGTCGGGTTCCGCTACACGAACTGGGCCGAGCGCGCCGCGGGGATGATGGCCGAACGCGGGACCGGCGACGGCGAGGTGACCGACGGGCCCTGA
- a CDS encoding gamma-glutamylcyclotransferase family protein: MDVFVYGTLTNPERVREVLDSFVFVGPAVLDGLRVVDGKYPTLAPAEGADSAGGRDGGATGRMDGPAVAGRLLRTDEVDALDAYERVEDGLYVRVSVPLVADGASVDGPADGAPAGGDREAAVYVGDPDRLDAAASWPGTGPFPERVRAAVADRPIRVTRPSVD, translated from the coding sequence ATGGACGTGTTCGTGTACGGGACGCTGACGAACCCCGAGCGGGTCCGGGAGGTGCTCGACTCGTTCGTGTTCGTCGGGCCGGCGGTGCTGGACGGCCTCCGGGTCGTCGACGGGAAGTATCCGACGCTCGCGCCCGCCGAGGGCGCCGATTCCGCCGGCGGCCGTGACGGCGGGGCCACCGGACGGATGGACGGCCCGGCGGTGGCGGGCCGGCTGCTCAGGACGGACGAGGTCGACGCCCTCGACGCGTACGAACGGGTCGAGGACGGCCTGTACGTCCGCGTGTCGGTCCCGCTGGTGGCGGACGGAGCGAGCGTGGACGGCCCGGCGGACGGTGCACCCGCCGGCGGCGACCGCGAGGCCGCCGTCTACGTCGGCGACCCCGACCGGCTCGACGCGGCGGCCTCCTGGCCCGGTACGGGCCCGTTTCCGGAACGGGTGCGAGCCGCCGTCGCGGACCGCCCGATTCGGGTCACACGCCCGTCGGTGGATTGA
- the citZ gene encoding citrate synthase, whose translation MSDELKRGLEGVLVAESGLSFIDGGEGKLVYRGYAIEDLAEHASFEETLYLLWHGELPTADELAEFSDAMAAERGISADTLATVRQLAEADEEPMAALRTVTSSLSAHDSDVDADPTEREANARKGRRITAKMPTALAAFARIRNGDEPVEPREDLDHAANFLYMLNDEEPDDVLADVFDQALVLHADHGLNASTFSAMVTSSTLADLHSAVTSAVGTLSGSLHGGANANVMRMLKEVDEAGQDPVDWVEEALDEGRRVAGFGHRVYDVKDPRARILSERSEELGEAAGDTKWYEMSTAIEAYMMEEKGIAPNVDFYSASTYYQMGIPIDVYTPIFAVSRVGGWIAHVLEQYEDNRLIRPRARYVGEEDADWVPIDER comes from the coding sequence ATGTCCGACGAACTCAAGCGAGGACTGGAGGGCGTGCTGGTCGCCGAGTCCGGTCTGAGCTTCATCGACGGGGGCGAGGGGAAACTCGTCTACCGGGGGTACGCCATCGAGGACCTGGCCGAGCACGCCTCCTTCGAGGAGACGCTCTATCTCCTCTGGCACGGCGAACTGCCGACGGCCGACGAACTGGCCGAGTTCTCCGACGCGATGGCCGCCGAGCGCGGCATCTCCGCGGACACGCTGGCGACGGTCCGCCAGCTCGCCGAGGCGGACGAGGAGCCGATGGCCGCGCTGCGGACCGTCACCTCCTCGCTGTCGGCCCACGACTCCGACGTGGACGCCGACCCGACCGAACGCGAGGCGAACGCCCGCAAGGGCCGACGGATCACGGCGAAGATGCCGACCGCGCTCGCCGCGTTCGCCCGCATCCGGAACGGCGACGAGCCCGTCGAGCCGCGCGAGGACCTCGACCACGCCGCGAACTTCCTCTACATGCTGAACGACGAGGAGCCCGACGACGTGCTCGCGGACGTGTTCGATCAGGCGCTCGTGCTGCACGCCGACCACGGCCTGAACGCCTCGACGTTCTCCGCGATGGTGACCTCCTCGACGCTCGCGGACCTGCACTCGGCGGTCACCTCCGCGGTCGGCACCCTCTCGGGGAGCCTCCACGGCGGCGCGAACGCCAACGTGATGCGGATGCTGAAGGAGGTCGACGAGGCCGGCCAGGACCCGGTCGACTGGGTCGAGGAGGCCCTCGATGAAGGTCGCCGCGTCGCCGGCTTCGGCCACCGCGTCTACGACGTGAAGGACCCGCGGGCGAGGATCCTCAGCGAGCGCTCGGAGGAACTGGGCGAGGCCGCCGGCGACACGAAGTGGTACGAGATGTCCACGGCCATCGAGGCGTACATGATGGAGGAGAAGGGGATCGCGCCCAACGTCGACTTCTACTCGGCGTCGACGTACTACCAGATGGGCATCCCCATCGACGTGTACACCCCGATCTTCGCGGTCAGCCGCGTCGGCGGCTGGATCGCCCACGTGCTCGAACAGTACGAGGACAACCGGCTCATCCGGCCCCGCGCCCGGTACGTCGGCGAGGAGGACGCCGACTGGGTCCCGATCGACGAGCGGTAA
- a CDS encoding MATE family efflux transporter, whose amino-acid sequence MSLRSRAAAGLDAALPDGWYPVWRRALGLGIPVTARNGVGQLMRTTDVVISAALSPAAVVGLGIADLFASLPFRAAGGVIGGAATLTSQDTGAGATGNRDEAFTQAAMLAALLTLPFAVVGVGFGAEVLRLVGADAESARRGAEYLLLVSLPMPLGAFAAVSSATLEATGDTRTPTYVSVPASAGNAAASLVFGLGLLGAPRLGIVGIGAASLVAMTARSLVLVGYTHLRGPVDFVAPRDLTIARQLVTIAAPQSAAGLVTAVAVFPFNTLVLQFGTAANAGYQLAWRVYTQVLGPIGSGVGRGASIVVGQRLGEQAATAAEADGTASDRADGDDAATSASRAATALVVLGGAIALVFGGGVALAAAPIARLLAAEPAVASAAVPFVTVLGLAGVLGITNVVASASLDAGGETRIPLASRVVGMFGGYVGVSWGLYEFAGWGIEAAYVGQFVCYVLMLAVTAWGLVRTDWVGRATRLLDERGSVGSDG is encoded by the coding sequence ATGTCCCTCCGCTCCCGAGCGGCGGCCGGCCTCGACGCCGCGCTGCCCGACGGCTGGTACCCGGTCTGGCGGCGCGCGCTCGGGCTTGGAATCCCCGTCACCGCGCGCAACGGCGTCGGACAGCTCATGCGGACGACCGACGTCGTCATCTCGGCGGCGCTCTCGCCCGCTGCCGTCGTCGGCCTCGGCATCGCGGACCTGTTCGCCTCGCTCCCGTTCCGCGCGGCCGGCGGCGTCATCGGCGGGGCGGCGACGCTCACCAGCCAGGACACCGGCGCTGGCGCGACCGGGAACCGCGACGAGGCGTTCACGCAGGCCGCCATGCTCGCAGCCCTGCTCACGCTCCCGTTCGCGGTCGTCGGCGTCGGCTTCGGCGCGGAGGTGCTCCGGCTCGTCGGAGCCGACGCCGAGTCCGCACGCCGCGGGGCCGAGTACCTCCTGCTCGTCTCCCTCCCGATGCCGCTGGGCGCGTTCGCCGCGGTGTCGAGCGCGACGCTGGAGGCGACCGGCGACACCCGCACGCCGACGTACGTCTCCGTGCCGGCGTCGGCTGGCAACGCCGCCGCCTCGCTCGTGTTCGGGCTCGGCCTGCTGGGCGCGCCCCGCCTCGGCATCGTCGGCATCGGCGCGGCCTCGCTCGTGGCCATGACGGCCCGCTCGCTCGTGCTGGTCGGCTACACCCACCTGCGCGGCCCGGTCGACTTCGTCGCGCCGCGTGACCTCACGATCGCCCGACAGCTCGTCACGATCGCGGCCCCACAGAGCGCCGCTGGCCTCGTCACCGCGGTCGCGGTCTTCCCGTTCAACACGCTCGTGCTCCAGTTCGGGACCGCCGCGAACGCGGGCTACCAGCTCGCCTGGCGGGTGTACACGCAGGTGCTCGGTCCGATCGGCAGCGGCGTCGGCCGCGGCGCGAGCATCGTCGTCGGCCAGCGGCTCGGCGAGCAGGCCGCCACGGCTGCGGAAGCGGACGGCACGGCGTCGGATCGTGCCGACGGCGACGACGCGGCGACGTCGGCGAGCCGAGCGGCGACGGCGCTGGTCGTGCTCGGCGGCGCGATCGCGCTCGTGTTCGGCGGCGGCGTGGCGCTCGCGGCGGCGCCCATCGCGCGACTGCTCGCGGCGGAGCCGGCCGTCGCCTCGGCGGCGGTCCCGTTCGTCACGGTGCTGGGGCTCGCGGGCGTGCTCGGCATCACGAACGTCGTCGCCTCGGCGTCGCTGGACGCCGGCGGCGAGACGCGGATCCCGCTGGCCTCGCGGGTGGTCGGGATGTTCGGCGGCTACGTCGGCGTCTCGTGGGGGCTCTACGAGTTCGCGGGCTGGGGAATCGAGGCGGCCTACGTCGGCCAGTTCGTCTGTTACGTCCTCATGCTCGCGGTGACCGCGTGGGGGCTCGTCCGGACGGACTGGGTCGGGCGGGCGACGCGGCTGCTCGACGAGCGCGGGAGCGTCGGCTCGGACGGGTGA